One Cardiocondyla obscurior isolate alpha-2009 linkage group LG02, Cobs3.1, whole genome shotgun sequence genomic window, GACACGCGCCATGCATtcacacacatatacacacgTTAAACGTGAAGTCAAAATATGGAACAGACTTCAGGAAGCGTTGCATTGTGTATCCTCTCTCAGTCCATGTGGTTGgatatatacttattttaaatacaagaagaaataatgtataaaaaaaaaaaaaacagtggatatattaaaataggaTTATAGGCTTCAATTTAAAGAAgattaagaagaaaaagtaacaCAAACATCTTAATTTTagtcagaaattaaaaaatagttattataaacacggaaaaaaaatagctggAGATGAAAAAAGACTATGAAAAGTTATGAacacttaaaaataataccaaATGTATTAAGAAGAGAGATAACAAGATTTTTACAAAGATAATATAGATTTGATTTACAATTTCAAGTTATAAGATGTAATATCATTCATCTACTATGGTTTTTCTTGGATGAATCTCAAAGCAACTTGCAGGGAGAAAGGAGAACCGATAACGATGACGACAAATATGATTTCGACGACGACGTAAGCAACACTTCTAGTTGCTTCGTCAGTGAGAAGCGGGTAGTCGCGAAGCGTGCACGTGTACGCGCTTATCATTCGAACGAAAAAGAtttgagatataaaaattaaagtagttaattatttgcaatattaattaataattggcAATGGTCAttctgtttaattattttattgatctctgcttaatatcttttaccaaatattgatgaaaaaaaaatttcttttcttaaaacatAGCTTACTGTCGTTCCGGCAGGTTTTACACGTTCGTCCACggttttgtatattttttgtagCATCAGACTTAAAAGATCTTCGAGGAGGTCCCTCCGCCTTTCGCCGAAAACTTCGAAGTGATAGAAATTGTGCAGATGGTGTCTCTTTTTAAGTTAcagtgtgtgtatgtatgtatgtgtgtcacgtgaaacaaaatttgtatttaacaaaaaaaaaaaaaaaaacttttgagCATAAATAATTGACGTCCGTTTTTGTTACGTAGGTGGAGTGTATGCTTGGTGCATCTCGGATTGATAATCTACGGTGAACGTGCTTCGATAAGGGATAACGAATACAAAACGAATTTGCGAGGGAGGCAGAAGTAgacggtggaaaaaaaaaggatcgtCAGGCGAAATAAAAGTACCGATAATGCAACTGCGTTGATAAGAAGCGAACCGTTGAACTTTACCGGGAAGCGTGAGGATACGTAGTTGTTATTCTGATAATAACTCATTATTGTTATTAGTAGCATTAACCCTGAAAATCTCTCAGTTGAAgtgaaatttaaatcacaatcggataaaaatataaaaacgattCATAATCGTTATTATATCACTTCAGGACGGAAAATCAAGTTTTCTTTGTGGAAGAAACTTAACTCTTCGAGTAGCAGCGTGAGTCTCTGCAAAAGCCGTTACGCACTTGTGTTTATTCATGAAAGAATAATAATCTGACTGCGGTGTAACACgttaaagaagatgaagacCAGAGAGAAGCGATCGGTGAAATCTGCGACGACGTGGGGAACagcggcgagaaagagagtgatTTAATACGGGGAAACTGATGACGCTTCCTCGAGACTATATTTTAGGAACTCCGTCCCTTAAGAATGTcgatcttcttcttcttactCGTCAGTCTCAAGTCATTCGCGTCGCCCGCGTCTGCATGACACTTGACACGCCAATTGCCCATCCGCTGCTGTGCAATGATTCGCACTGCTCAGATCGTTCTTATCTCCGTATAACGAAGGAGGACATGCTGAAAAGCTACAGACTAGATTCTCTCATCTTTTAGTTTAGTGTAATACCAACAACGTAACACGTTTTTATAAAGCACTCTTCAATATTCTCATCTAAATGTGCTAATTTACATGACTACGAATCCACGAGTGTTTTGTGGAAAAGAGTGAAACATAAGAGAATTTATGTGTTTCAATATGAGGATGCGCTCATCTTAAAGGTGGGCGGTGTATCGAAGCCGGAGGTCGTTTCCTGAATCGCTACGTCCGACGTGATTAGATATTCCGTTGGTAACTTAATATGCTTTGCTTTAAAGAATCACTGGAACGAAATCCGTCGATTgaatttagattatttttctcgaatGCTGCTCACAAATGAGATAAATTCAAGATGacaaaaatggaaaattctTTATCTTATTACTACAATTTAAATCAAAGAAGAAAGATACGGAGGagaataacaaaaaagaaagagacagatAATTAACAAAGATTTTTTGCAGTGGCACTGCGAAATGCGATTATTACGTGGACACAATGCAATAAAGCTTCACGTGTAATTAAGCTTTCGACGAATAATCTGATCTCCATAACGAgcagtttaatttttcatttaatttgttcCTTCTTTttggatattttttattggtaaataatagaaaattgcTACAAGCGACTTTGAAGTCTGAGTTATCCATCGACATAATTTATTAGCCGAAAATCCTTTATATgtgcgatttattattaagacGATCGCGTTACCATTGGGTAACAGTAAAATTTTGTGTTCACTATTAGCATTAATACTGTGAAAGAAGCGTTTCTTTTGAAACAATCGCTCGATTACCACGATAATTTGGTGGATCACCGCGTTGTGTTCGTTCTACTTTTTGCTGCAAGCACTGCCATATAAGTACCCACTGCCCGGCGCGTATTACTTTATGTTACACGACATAATCCGAGTGACGGTGTCGTCTTCCGATATGTCGTTTGCCGTAGACTGCCTGAATTTCGCGCTTCTCTTCATCTGCACACGCGTGTTCCATCTCGCACTTGGTATCAGCGCTCAGTATTACAAGGTACATCAATCTCATCATCAGTAATCCCTAAAGTTATAACATATAATCACAAGGATGCTCAGAGATGTGTACTTTTTGGAGAATTTAAGATAttcagaaaatttataattatttgaataatgtgttttaaaaattaattttatttttacatgtgTTATATCAGGCTCAGTTGGATGCGCATTTAAAACTTCATGGAGAAAAGTGGGCGAGCGAGGATGTGCGAAAGTGTAAATTATGCAACAAACAGTTTGTCCAGCCTGCGCTCTACCGAATGCACATTCGCGAGCATTACAgggtaattttttaaaatatttattaaatagtttattaggtttattttctttctttgaaaATGGTTCTAACAGATTGCGTTTTATTCTCGAGAATCTTAtcatgttaattttttttatagttacaGACGAAGATAGTAAAGCAAACTAAAAGGGGAACGAAACATAAAACAATGTACAAATGTACGATATGCTTAAAGTCTTTCCAAAAACCGAGCCAACTGATGCGACATATTAGAGTGCATACCGGGGAAAAGCCTTTTAAggtaatttaatgaaaaacttgatgataatatttttaatattagttttttACATATACTTTTTTGTGTAGTGTACTACATGCAACAGGGCGTTTACGCAAAAAAGTTCGCTACAAATTCATACTTGGCAACACAAGGGCATTCGGCCACATACTTGCAGCCTCTGTAACGCCAAATTCAGTCAAAAAGgtttaacaaaatttgtaaataattaatacacaaaatttaaagagatatttaaacatatgttttctttttatttttttttttcacagaaaTTTACTctttcaattatataattagaaTAGAAATATTGTTTATAACGTACTTAGAATTATACGagttttaaattacttttattgtgtaattttttagGAAATCTAAAAGCGCATATACTCAGAGTACACAATGCATCAGAAGGTGAACCTACATACGCCTGCTCCTATTGTTCCTGTATCTTTAAGAAACTGGGCAGCTTAAATGGACACATAAAGCGAATGCATTCGGTTTTCTCGGAGGTAAATGTGATATTTGTTACGTAGAATGATTCGAAGTTAGAAACGTTGGGCTTGTTTAGGAATCTGTCGCCAAATCCTCAGAAGGTAATTCCAATATTTCGTCGGAAGCTGATATGCGTGCAACTGTCGACAGCGTTATATCGCAACTGGCATCTTTGGAATCCGTAGTAAGCAATACTGCAGATTCTACGAAGGCTACGGCATTAAGTGCAGAACAGAATGATATCTTGCAacaagcattaaaaaatagcgGTTTAAACAAAAACGAAGGTactttaaaaagtaattttatatatatatatatatataatatataaagataattgttttataacatttaaataaatctacaaacataattttttaaaatactattattttttaattatgtaaaataaatatttaatattttatttcttacagaAAGCACAGAACTAAAGAAAACGGATCTTCCAACGTCATATGTTACGTTATTGGACAGAACTGCTGGTGGTACTTCGAGGTAACATTCTttgtcttataaaaaatataaatttataaaaaagaaattaacaatttaataatactagaacaaaccatgtGCGCGCTAAgcgcgttatattttttaaaagatcttGATtcacgcgcgttattatattatataatataattacaatataatataatataattacattcggatattaattaattataataatttctttatgataTTTACAATTGAAATCGCCGGAACCTTCTGAAGAAAATGGCGAGTGCAGCAAGTTAGAAATGCTGAAGGCGGCATTTCAGGTCGAACGCTCCGTGCATTTCGCCCGCGACATAACATGTCCTTTCTTTTCTGAAGCACTATTacctgaaattaaattatatacttgtataatacatttattataggAAGTACCTTACTATAAAACAACGCTGTATAGGAAACGTACGGTGGTACGTATGTTCATACTGTCcgaaagaatttaaaaagccGTCAGATCTAATACGACATTTACGCGTACATACTCAAGAAAAGCCTTTcaaggtaattaaaattgtattctgttaaaaaatacaaatcacAACCGTGTATCTTacttaattcttattttttagtGTATGTATTGTGTGCGTTCCTTCGCATTAAAGTCGACAATGATAGCGCACGAGCGGACTCATACTGGAGTGAAAAAATACGCCTGCGATTCCTGTAGCAAGACTTTCGCATGTCATAGCAGCCTTACAGCACACGCAAAgcaagttttaattttgacaagactcttttttttctgtttcgatTTATCTGCAACAAGATTAATTGAagtgtttattaaaaaaccgtattttttacttttagatTACACACGAAACCACATAAGTGCAACATATGCGACAAATCATTTAGCGCGAGtaccattttaaaaaatcatatgAAAAGTCATACACGGCAGAAGCCTAAGATATCACCGGAAGCAGAAAACTTAATACCACAAGTGGTATTACAAGAACCGCTTGTCATCAGTGATGCCGGTAATAAAATCAGCGTGATGCAAGTGCAATCGAAACAGAAAGAATTATGTGAAAGTGTCGGCATGGCCAGGCCGCACGAGTGTTGTGTCTGTCACGCAGCGTTTAGAAAAGTTAGCCATTTGAAACAACATTTTCGTAGACACACAGGTGAACGTCCCTTTAAATGTCCCAAATGTGACAGGTTCGTGagttgatttttataatttaaaattaggttaataaaaaaatatctaacattagaaacgtatataaaaagttaaacttttttaattttacactgCATATCGATCAAAGTACTACTGTGTTTCTTGACTTTCAGGAGATTTACCTCAAATAGCGTTCTGAAATCTCACTTGCATACGCACGACGATGCAAGGCCGTACAGTTGTGCGATATGCGATACGAAATTCTCCACGCAAAGCAGCATGAAGAGGCACTTGGTCACGCATAGCAATAAAAGACCATACATGTGTCCGTACTGTAATAAGACATTTAAAACGAAAGTTAATTGTCGGAAGCATATAAAAAGACACAAGCACGAGCTGGCGCAACAGGTTGgtatatttaatgcaatgttattcaaaaaatttgaaaaagtattaatattttatactcaCGAACAGCAgttagaaaaacaaaagacgCAGAATCAGAAAGAGCCGCAGACTCCTTCGAGTGAAAATAAAGGAGCCACTTCAACGTTACCAGAGAGCATTAATCTCACTGAAGATATGGTTGTGTCGTTTCAACCACAAATGGCACCAGATTTTACGCAGGCTTTCTCTGACCAGTTTCAAAATATtagcgcggaaaaagaaaaatcttttttattatcggaCAACGTTACACCAATAGTGAATCGTATGTGttaaaatcatataaattatatgcaaaatttgaaataaaattatttcagcatatttaaattatcagaattaaaattgaattttatatttatataatttcagaaaatttatcTGTCGACGCAACTAATTTAGAAACTTCGCAAACTTTACATGCCGATGAAACTGGTACTGTTACGTTACCTCATTATTCTGGGGATCAAACTCTCACGCCGGTACGTAACTAagttttataagaaatttacgaatatattataaggagaaataaattaattatttgatataattttgtagGAAAGCATACGAGAAATTGAGGAGACTCTAAatcaacaattatttaatatcaacaTGAATCTCGGGCTGGGAGCAACTAATTTATCAAGGCAGATGGACGAGACGAATACAAATTCTCTCAATAATTCCAGAGAACAACCGGTGctgaatattatatatgagCATAACAAAAATCTGGAATCGTCAGGCAATACTATATTTATGTCACAATTCGATTCGTTTGATATGAATCATATTACATTGCAGGTAAATGCAtttctgtttaaaaataatgttctaaaacgtatgtatattactataaatatattgtcAATTTTTCAGACGGATAATGATATGGACATTGCACTAAATCCAAGTAATTCTACGAATATATCCAGTATTTTGCCTAAATCCGTGGCAAACCAACAAGAGGAACCAGTTATTCCATTTACAACCTCTAACAATATAAATGCTTCCCAAATTACGAGAAATACTCCTCTGGTTGTAATAAGTTCTCCTAAAGAGAATTGTTCAGAATTGGTAAAACTTTCGCAAGTGTGCCCGTCGAAATATTCAAAAGTTATTGCAAAAGCGGACACGACAAATGGATCAGAAATACAAGACGTGAATAATCATGAAAAAATAATCCAGAAAAGTAAAGCTGCGTTATGcgagaacgaaaaaaataatctgtttATGTAAGTTATTCtagtttatatataaatttattttactatcaAATAATTGAAAGATATACGATGTTTTTAGGAAAAATTTCCAAAGCGTAATACAACCAGATATGCTTGTTCCTTCTGATGTAGACAATTCGACAAAAATGTCGGAGTGTAACACTCTGCTACAATGCCACATGTGTGACGATCAAGGCTTTACAACAGAAAGATTAAAagtatgaaacattttttctaGATATTTAAGCGTCCATAATTGCGTCCATAATTGAAACGGGTTTTTTTAatcatgaaataaaattgttataattacgATAGGAACACTTGAAATCTCATCGTGGAGCCAAAGAATACGAGTGTTCAGAATGTTCCCAGCGATTTTATACAAACGGCGGTCTCACCAAACACATGAAGATGCACACGAATAAGCAGTaaatagtttaatttatataacgagataattatttaacaaaagtacatcataatttattttatacaggCGATGGAAATGCGCAGTTTGCCAGAAAACATTAAGCagtaaattgcaattaaaatttcatagcAAAATGCATGATATGATAGAGTCTTGGAATAGTTCATCTACAGAACCAGATAGCTCTCAAAAGGATCTCGCTTTTTCAAATTCTGAACTATCGAACCTAACAAGATTAGAAgttcaaattaattcaaaccCGAGTAGATCAGTTTCCGAAAAGGTTTTAATGGATGCAgtcgctgaaaaaaaaagtatggaTCACGTTGATGTAAGtacatacaaatttttatactggTAAACTTTGTAAAGTTTTAATCGGCTAATTGGCTTATTAGTGTAATATAAAccattatattgtaatttaattattcaggAAACTGcagtgaaaaaagaaatgaaagaatatactaataaatgtaaatattgtcCAAAAACGTTCCGTAAACCAAGTGACCTCATCAGACATATTCGCACGCATACGGGCGAACGACCGTACAAATGCGAGCACTGTAACAAGAGCTTTGCGGTCAAGTGCACTTTGGATTCGCATATGAAAGTTCATACGGGCAAAAAGACGTTCTGCTGTCACGTTTGCAGTAGTATGTTTGCTACGAAAGGCAGTTTAAAGGTTCACATGCGATTACATacaggtaaaaattaattaaataaaaaaaatatatttatacattagataattcttaaattatttcatgTATCTGTGTTACatgaaataatatgtataaaaatatttacttaaagaaaaattatgacTTATAacgatacattaaaaatttttcaggTTCGAAACCTTTCAAGTGTCCGGTGTGTGATCTCCGATTCCGCACTTCGGGTCACAAGAAAGTACACATGTTGAAGCATGCGAGGGAACATAAGGGTGGCACTAAACGCAAGCCGAAACATTCAAAAGTCGCTGCAGTAGCAGAAGCAGCGGCCAGTCTTGAAAAAATCGGTAATGGTTCTCTAGACAATGTGtcgacaacgacaacgatgaCGTCTCCTTCCATAATCAACGAAATTGCGCCATCCCAGAATCTGCATTATCCTAGACTGGAACAAACAGTGAATCTCGGTACCACGGTTCAATTGCCGAATCAAATCTCATTCAATCATGCCGACGCGACGACGGCAACTACGACAACGATTTTCAACAATAATTCCATGCTATCTATGAACGAAAATAACGAGTTAGTAGCGAATTTGCAGTTTCTGTTGGCAAATGGTCTTGTTACTATTCAAACGGACGATACTCTACTGACGCAGCCAGCAACAAATACCTCTGATACCACCGGCGGTGGAGTGCCAACGAACGTGATCGAGTTAGTCAATCCGGATCCTTTTCAAGAAGCTTGTAGCTTAGATAATGCTAATCATATGGTGATAACCAACCACGTGACGACGGACGCGACAACTGCGAACACGAACAGTGCGACGGTTATCGAGATGAACAATTGTATGTCTCCTGCGTCTGTCCAAATACAGACTCGAGATATTGGCGCCGATGTGTCTGAAGTGAAGATGGGCGATCAACTAACGGCGGCGACTCCGACGATGGTGACAGTGAAAGGTTCGGCACAGCCTTCAAGAAAAGAATGCGACATATGTGGTAAGACTTTTATGAAACCGTATCAGATGGAGCGACATAAACGCATTCATACGGGAGAACGGCCGTACAAATGCGAGCAGTGTGGCAAGTCGTTCGCGCAGAAATTTACGCTACATTTACACCAAAAACGTCACACTGGTGATCGGCCGTATTCTTGTCCGCACTGCAAGCATTTTTTCACGCAAAAGTGCAACTTGCAGACGCATCTGAAACGGGTCCACCAGCTAGTCATGCTCGATGTCAAGAAAGTAAAAAGCGACCAGCAAATGCTAGGAACGCTTCTACAGGACAATCAAGGTGGAGATGCTAAGTTAAACCTGGACGAAATATTGGTAGTAAATTTTcttaagtaaatattttttttaatgttacaagtctatttgagaaaattaaatatgattacattatattacacatttagaaattttgaatGCATgtgtaatataatgtaataaaaaaaatgtgccgTAAATGAATTTATCGATGATTAAAcatgcttttaaaattttttaatgatgaaCAGatgtgaaaagaaaattttcgaataattaatgaaagctGTGATGAGTTTTGCGTATCGCTAATGTTATAACAATATGCTccaaacatattttaataccgTTTATTAAGTTAACTATCGTTATATTTTGTACCACTATGCAATATGAAAATGTTGCatgagatttcttttttatttcagcatTGACACAActgacaattatttttttttatttaaaataaaacacacTGTTACACAACATTTGACTTAGACTCGTATATAAAACttcgtaacaaaaaaaaaaaaaaaaaaaaaaaaaacaaacgaaGAAACTCAATGCTGGAAGCCACAATCGATCTCGAGAACAGGACATCCATCAGGATGGTTTCTGTGAAACCAGCAGGGCTTCACTTTCTTTAAAGATGCATtagcgtttctttttttctttttgttaacgGTACCAGGTATTCTAAACTGCACTTTTCCCTGAGCGACGCAGAAGATATGACTGTGATTCTTCAATAAAGTTTGTAGTCCACCACATTCATTTCGTAACTGGTGCAGCATCGTGGGAGCGATCAGTTTCGCCACTTCACAGATGCTGATCTGTCCACCGGCATTCCACGTTTCACCGGGTCTCCGCTGTAATGGTATTCTGCGACCCGTGCGGAGGAGATGTGCTACAACCAAATTTACTATCTCAAGGATCAGCTTTTTATCTAACTGCGTACAGTTTCGCGTTCTTTCCGTCGAGTCTCTCGGTTTGAAACTCGCAGACCACAAATCGCTGTTCTGCGTTTcggtttttatattattatctacTCGCGATCGTGCATTTATGATTTTTTGAATGTTAATGTCCAGCGCCGCgatattttc contains:
- the LOC139113235 gene encoding zinc finger protein 236 isoform X4, whose translation is MLHDIIRVTVSSSDMSFAVDCLNFALLFICTRVFHLALGISAQYYKAQLDAHLKLHGEKWASEDVRKCKLCNKQFVQPALYRMHIREHYRLQTKIVKQTKRGTKHKTMYKCTICLKSFQKPSQLMRHIRVHTGEKPFKCTTCNRAFTQKSSLQIHTWQHKGIRPHTCSLCNAKFSQKGNLKAHILRVHNASEGEPTYACSYCSCIFKKLGSLNGHIKRMHSVFSEESVAKSSEGNSNISSEADMRATVDSVISQLASLESVVSNTADSTKATALSAEQNDILQQALKNSGLNKNEESTELKKTDLPTSYVTLLDRTAGGTSRKYLTIKQRCIGNVRWYVCSYCPKEFKKPSDLIRHLRVHTQEKPFKCMYCVRSFALKSTMIAHERTHTGVKKYACDSCSKTFACHSSLTAHAKLHTKPHKCNICDKSFSASTILKNHMKSHTRQKPKISPEAENLIPQVVLQEPLVISDAGNKISVMQVQSKQKELCESVGMARPHECCVCHAAFRKVSHLKQHFRRHTGERPFKCPKCDRRFTSNSVLKSHLHTHDDARPYSCAICDTKFSTQSSMKRHLVTHSNKRPYMCPYCNKTFKTKVNCRKHIKRHKHELAQQQLEKQKTQNQKEPQTPSSENKGATSTLPESINLTEDMVVSFQPQMAPDFTQAFSDQFQNISAEKEKSFLLSDNVTPIVNQNLSVDATNLETSQTLHADETGTVTLPHYSGDQTLTPESIREIEETLNQQLFNINMNLGLGATNLSRQMDETNTNSLNNSREQPVLNIIYEHNKNLESSGNTIFMSQFDSFDMNHITLQTDNDMDIALNPSNSTNISSILPKSVANQQEEPVIPFTTSNNINASQITRNTPLVVISSPKENCSELVKLSQVCPSKYSKVIAKADTTNGSEIQDVNNHEKIIQKSKAALCENEKNNLFMKNFQSVIQPDMLVPSDVDNSTKMSECNTLLQCHMCDDQGFTTERLKEHLKSHRGAKEYECSECSQRFYTNGGLTKHMKMHTNKQRWKCAVCQKTLSSKLQLKFHSKMHDMIESWNSSSTEPDSSQKDLAFSNSELSNLTRLEVQINSNPSRSVSEKVLMDAVAEKKSMDHVDETAVKKEMKEYTNKCKYCPKTFRKPSDLIRHIRTHTGERPYKCEHCNKSFAVKCTLDSHMKVHTGKKTFCCHVCSSMFATKGSLKVHMRLHTGSKPFKCPVCDLRFRTSGHKKVHMLKHAREHKGGTKRKPKHSKVAAVAEAAASLEKIGNGSLDNVSTTTTMTSPSIINEIAPSQNLHYPRLEQTVNLGTTVQLPNQISFNHADATTATTTTIFNNNSMLSMNENNELVANLQFLLANGLVTIQTDDTLLTQPATNTSDTTGGGVPTNVIELVNPDPFQEACSLDNANHMVITNHVTTDATTANTNSATVIEMNNCMSPASVQIQTRDIGADVSEVKMGDQLTAATPTMVTVKGSAQPSRKECDICGKTFMKPYQMERHKRIHTGERPYKCEQCGKSFAQKFTLHLHQKRHTGDRPYSCPHCKHFFTQKCNLQTHLKRVHQLVMLDVKKVKSDQQMLGTLLQDNQGGDAKLNLDEILVVNFLK
- the LOC139113235 gene encoding zinc finger protein 236 isoform X1, whose product is MLTEQNVIMELTDSSDTVPIGFITTDDGHTLLAIGEHEDGTLEFMATPVALMPQNNTVSSALIKTVDGSFILHPPVFQLHADGLSGTVMQQTNLPPLMQSFENGSAITEQLKVQDTNEYQVSESLLLSRDNSNVLSNKGQSTVDNHAKSISASVSMVQNICKRSPGRPKKTEVTSQNKQSLKCDICRQEFTKQTLYRRHMENHAEEKPHRCPKCSASFNIPTNFTLHMATHNIGDPKCPECGRKYARMASLKSHMLLHEKEENLFCTECEDAFSTKAQLDAHLKLHGEKWASEDVRKCKLCNKQFVQPALYRMHIREHYRLQTKIVKQTKRGTKHKTMYKCTICLKSFQKPSQLMRHIRVHTGEKPFKCTTCNRAFTQKSSLQIHTWQHKGIRPHTCSLCNAKFSQKGNLKAHILRVHNASEGEPTYACSYCSCIFKKLGSLNGHIKRMHSVFSEESVAKSSEGNSNISSEADMRATVDSVISQLASLESVVSNTADSTKATALSAEQNDILQQALKNSGLNKNEESTELKKTDLPTSYVTLLDRTAGGTSRKYLTIKQRCIGNVRWYVCSYCPKEFKKPSDLIRHLRVHTQEKPFKCMYCVRSFALKSTMIAHERTHTGVKKYACDSCSKTFACHSSLTAHAKLHTKPHKCNICDKSFSASTILKNHMKSHTRQKPKISPEAENLIPQVVLQEPLVISDAGNKISVMQVQSKQKELCESVGMARPHECCVCHAAFRKVSHLKQHFRRHTGERPFKCPKCDRRFTSNSVLKSHLHTHDDARPYSCAICDTKFSTQSSMKRHLVTHSNKRPYMCPYCNKTFKTKVNCRKHIKRHKHELAQQQLEKQKTQNQKEPQTPSSENKGATSTLPESINLTEDMVVSFQPQMAPDFTQAFSDQFQNISAEKEKSFLLSDNVTPIVNQNLSVDATNLETSQTLHADETGTVTLPHYSGDQTLTPESIREIEETLNQQLFNINMNLGLGATNLSRQMDETNTNSLNNSREQPVLNIIYEHNKNLESSGNTIFMSQFDSFDMNHITLQTDNDMDIALNPSNSTNISSILPKSVANQQEEPVIPFTTSNNINASQITRNTPLVVISSPKENCSELVKLSQVCPSKYSKVIAKADTTNGSEIQDVNNHEKIIQKSKAALCENEKNNLFMKNFQSVIQPDMLVPSDVDNSTKMSECNTLLQCHMCDDQGFTTERLKEHLKSHRGAKEYECSECSQRFYTNGGLTKHMKMHTNKQRWKCAVCQKTLSSKLQLKFHSKMHDMIESWNSSSTEPDSSQKDLAFSNSELSNLTRLEVQINSNPSRSVSEKVLMDAVAEKKSMDHVDETAVKKEMKEYTNKCKYCPKTFRKPSDLIRHIRTHTGERPYKCEHCNKSFAVKCTLDSHMKVHTGKKTFCCHVCSSMFATKGSLKVHMRLHTGSKPFKCPVCDLRFRTSGHKKVHMLKHAREHKGGTKRKPKHSKVAAVAEAAASLEKIGNGSLDNVSTTTTMTSPSIINEIAPSQNLHYPRLEQTVNLGTTVQLPNQISFNHADATTATTTTIFNNNSMLSMNENNELVANLQFLLANGLVTIQTDDTLLTQPATNTSDTTGGGVPTNVIELVNPDPFQEACSLDNANHMVITNHVTTDATTANTNSATVIEMNNCMSPASVQIQTRDIGADVSEVKMGDQLTAATPTMVTVKGSAQPSRKECDICGKTFMKPYQMERHKRIHTGERPYKCEQCGKSFAQKFTLHLHQKRHTGDRPYSCPHCKHFFTQKCNLQTHLKRVHQLVMLDVKKVKSDQQMLGTLLQDNQGGDAKLNLDEILVVNFLK